The DNA segment CATAGTTCCAAATTTTCCATTGCAGGAAGAAGCTGTAACAAATGGTGTAGCTGAATTAAATGTGGAGGAGAATTGCAGTGAACAGCCTGATGgtgcagaagaaaatgaagatgatgttgaGGATCCTAACCAAGGTTAGTATAATATGCTATAGAGTGCACAAATTCATCTACATCATCCTGCTGTATATTTTATTAAACCAAATGTCTGTTTTTATTCTAGGAAGAAGAATAACGAAGGCAGAGAAGCGACGTCAGAAGAAGGCCAAAGCAAATCGTGAACGAGAAGccagaataaaggaagagagatctAATCTCAAGTTTAGTGCGAGGAACATCGAGgctgagaagatgaagaaaatcctGCAAGAACGATCATTAAAAATGCATGAGATCCAGCCTGATGGCAATTGGTATGCTCCATGGAAATATTACCCCAATATCAagcttcctctatttttcttcttggttcagcctctcactctttcttctgaTCATAGAATATGGATACAATGGTAAATATTAACTATGGTGTATAAGTTGGTTCCATTGGTTCTTGTTGATAAGAAATGTTTTTCCCCTCAGCATGTACGCAGCTATTGCTCATCAAATGGAAAAGGGTACCACAGTTGAGACACTTAGGTCACAGGCTGGCCAGTTCCTGCGAGTTAATGCAGAAGAATTTGCACCATTTATTACAGACCCCAAAACGGGTGACATGCTGACTGCAGAGCAATTTGAAGAATATTGCAATCAGGTTGAAAACTCTCCTGCATGGGGAGGTCAGCCAGAGGttagttagtttttttcttttttaatcatgaCAAATTATCTTCAACAAAAATCATAAACAGaatcatcctctttttttttttatgctataaaaaaaataaataaaaggaaatcatCATGCACTGAAGACAGAAGATAGTCATGAAGTGTATCAATATGAACTTTTCATATGTATCAGTTTTAGAAAAGTGATATATTACTAGAAATTGATGTTAACCCACTTACGATGGGTGTCATGCATATgtgacacccggaaaaataaacattaccggacgtcccgccagtgtgacactgGATCGGAGCTGTTGTTCCGATTCCGTCACAGGCCGCTGCCAGCGCATGGGCAGATTCCGAGCCAGCCCTGCACACCAATTTAGAAGCCACCCGGAAACTTTTGTTTTTGGCATTAAAATTGTACTGTCGCTAGTGGGTTGAGTTAAACAAATTTTGCAGCAGGTCATGCAGTTGaatgctgtttatttattttttttctgctttgtccTGTTTGATGGGAGGTAGAAACTATGATTTGTTTTCAGGCagttgtttattgtttcttttctttcttttagttgaCAAGATATTAATCTTGAAGCAGTACTCTTTTCACACCTTTTTCTGTCTGACTTCACTATAAGAATGGGTACCCACAGAGGCAATAAAGTCTCTTATTTTCTCAGAATTGAAATTACAACAAATAGAATTCTTTAAACCTTCATATTCAGATCTTTACAGAGAATATTTTCAGTGTTTTGAGGGGATTGTAAGAGTGATTAATCAGTGGTAGCTCTGATTATGTATGCCAGAGATGCTGTTATGAAAAATGTAAAACACCAccgtatatttatttttagactTCAAGCAAACAAAAAGCCACCAAAGGGTTTTTCCATGTGCCATGAAGAAGTCTAAATATGGATAAGGGCTTAGTTGTTGCTGcggtgttatcatttttatctgaaATTAATTTAGTTTGAAATATGGATAAAGCTTCATTATAATTTCACTATATTAATTCTAGTGACAAATATATTACCACACAATTGGTATCTTCTGAGA comes from the Penaeus vannamei isolate JL-2024 chromosome 8, ASM4276789v1, whole genome shotgun sequence genome and includes:
- the LOC113817712 gene encoding deubiquitinase OTUD6B isoform X2; this encodes MDDDSGTEELTAEEVLLAQHRKEKKELRAKIQQIKKNNKDKKNKKEGAEQIARLEEELTQRHEKELEELKNSTEQEEAVTNGVAELNVEENCSEQPDGAEENEDDVEDPNQGRRITKAEKRRQKKAKANREREARIKEERSNLKFSARNIEAEKMKKILQERSLKMHEIQPDGNCMYAAIAHQMEKGTTVETLRSQAGQFLRVNAEEFAPFITDPKTGDMLTAEQFEEYCNQVENSPAWGGQPELRALSQAMKRRIEVLQAEGAPIIFGEECDKDSSILLAYYRHYYGLGEHYNSVAKIVLENEDQEEQ